Below is a genomic region from Flavobacterium ginsengisoli.
AATCGATCGAGAAACTTTCTGGTAAAGATTTATTAGAATGGAATAAAAATGCAAATGAAGTTTCTAAAGATTTGAAAGAGAATTCGCTAACATTTTCTGATTTTGAATCATGGACAGGTTTTGATATGATTTTCGATTTTTACAGATTAAAAAGTGCCGATGAATTGGCTTTTTCTGAAATTGGAAAAAAGAGATTAAAGCAATATGAATTGATATGCAAACAGTTAAAGAAATCAAATAACCCTAAGTTGGTTTTATGGGCCAAAATATTTTGGAAAACCATGAACGGCAAGCCTTCCAATCATTTCAGAATTGATTTAAAAAACAACAAAATTGATAATTTATCTGTTAAATAATTTTAATATTTATTGAATCAAAAAGATTAAATTGCATTTATAATTTATTTCCATGAGCCAAAAATCCTTTTTATTATTCTTGTTATCCGCCTTTTTTTATCATTCGTATTCACAGAATATAAAATTTGCGCATTATAATGATAATAACGGATTGTCTCATAATTCGGTGCGCCATATTGTACAGGATAAAAAGGGTTTCATGTGGTTTGGAACTTTTTCAGGACTAAATCGTTTTGACGGTTATCAGTTCAAAAATTACATGAGTTCTACGCCTGGTAAAAACAAATTGTACAATGATGATATCACGGCTTTAGAGCTGGATGAAAAAAATAATTATCTCTGGATTGGTACCCGAAAAGGACTCACGCTTTTCAAAATGGATACGCATGTTTTTACTACTTATTTTCATAAAAAAGACGATCCAAACAGTTTGCCAGATGATGAAGTTAGAGCCGTTTATGTAGATAAATTTGAAAGAGTTTGGGTAGGAACCAAAACGAAAGGAATTTATTTATTCTTTTTGAAAGAAAACCGATTCGAAAAAATTAAACTGAATGGTTATGAATATATAAAAGAAATTTTTGAAGATAAAAAAGGAAATGTCTGGGTTGGAAGTTATGAGAAATCATCTGTAGCCAAAATTACGATGGATGCGAAAGGTGCGATTGTGAAAATCAATAATTATACGCTTTCTGTTCCAAATTCGAATATAAAAAATCCATACCTAAATTTTATTTACGAAGATGCCAAACAAGATATTTTTGTTGGAACTCGTGAAGGTTTGTATAAACTCGATAAAGCAAGCGATAAGTTTGTTAATCTATATATTGAAAGCAAACAAGTTAGAGGTGCTTTAGGACCTTATTTTATTTCTGTTGCACAGGCTCCTGATGGCAAATATTGGGTTGGAACTTTGGGCGGATTATTAGTTTGTGATCAATTAGAAGACATTCAAAAAGGAAATTATAAATGGTATTATTCTATTCTTTCAGATGACACTTCGCTTGTCGATAATTTAATTTCGGCTCTTTATTTTGATAAATCTGGAGTCTTATGGATTGGAACCGAAGATGGTTTAGATAAATACGATCCGTATGAGAATCAGTTTACTTTAAATAAAGATATTTCGCGTTCTATTGGCAATCAAGCGCCTAGAATTAGAGGTTTTGCCAAAACCTATGATGAAAAAGTAATTGTTGCAACTTATCACAACGGGCTTTTTATTTCTAACATAAAAGGTTCGACACCTCTGCACAACACAGGAAAAGATATTGCTAGTATTTATTCTGAAGACGGAAAGATTTTTTACTGTGGTCTTTGGGATGGCAATGTTTTGGTTTATAATTATTTGAGCAATTCTTCTAGAGAAATAAATTTAGGATTTGAGAAATCGCCTGTTTTTGCCTTTAGAAAAATTACAGATGATAAAATGATTGTAGGTTCATTTGGAGAAGGAGCTGTAATTCTAAATACTAAAACACTTCAAGTAGAAACTTCAAGTAAACTTTTACCCGATTTTCAGATTAATGCTATTGAAAGAGACACCAAAAATAATGTTTGGTTTGCAACAGAAACGGGAGTGGTAAAATACAATATCAATACCGGAAAAATAGAAACATATTCGTCACTTTTTATCAAAGAAAAAGGTGTTCCTCATGACGAAAATGTTAGTGATGTTTTAGTTGATGTTAAAGGAAAGATCTGGGCTTCAACTCGTTTTGGGCTATGTTTGTACAATCCGAAAAAGAACGAATTTGAACCCGTAAAAAATCTTAAGGAACTTTCTGGAAAATGGATTACTGATATTTTATCAGATGCCAACGGTAATTTGTGGCTGAATATCAACAATAATAATATTGCTTTTGTAAAATCGAATTTAAAAGATATTAGCATTTATCACGTAAATAGCGGAAACAGATTGGATGTTTTTAGTTCTAGTGGTTTCTTTTATTTTAATAATTCTAATATTTTTCTTGGTGGTAAAAACGGAATTATTTCTTTTTCTCCGCCAGCGATGAAAAGAAACAATTGGTCGCCATTGCCTGTTATTTCTGAATTTAAGATTCAAAATGAGGAAGTTTTTCCAGAAATGGAAATCAACGGAGAAATTCCGCTTTCTAAAGATTTAAATTATGGAAATGAAATCGAATTAAGCCATAAAAACAGGAACTTTTCTCTGCAGTTTTCGGCACCTTCATTCGCAAACGAAAAATTGAATAAATTTCAATACATGTTAGAAGGTTTTGATAAAGAATGGATAACAGTTAATAGTACATCTAGAATTGTACAATATACCAATCTTTATCCAGGCAATTATACTTTTAAGATAAGATCAAGCAATAGCGACGGTTATTGGAGTAAAACGGTTTCTTATAAAATAAAAATTCTGCCTCCGTTCTGGCTTACGCCGACTTCTTTTTTAATGTTTTTTGCTATTTTATTCGGTGTTTTTTATTTCATTAGAAAAGAGATTAAGAATCGTATTCGTTTAAAACAAGAGCTGCTCACAGAAAAAGTAAACAGAGAACACGACATAAAATTAAATAATGAGAAATTACGTTTCTTTACCAATATTTCGCATGAATTAAGAACGCCATTAACGCTAATTTTAGGTCCAGCAAAACAGCTTTTGGATGAAAACAGTAATGCTACAGATTACGAAAAAAGCCGTTATAACTTAATTTATCAAAATGCCAGCCGATTGCTAAATTTGGTGAATCAGGTTTTGGATTTTAGAAAAGCGCAGTCGGGTGAATTAAAACTAAAGGTAACCAAAACGGACATTTTATCGTATTCAAAAAATATTTTCGATTCGTTTAAGGAAATGGCTTATAATAAAAAAATTAAGCTCAATTTTATTTCTGAAGATGATGAAATAAATGGCTGGCTAGACAATGACAAATACGATAAAATTCTTTACAATCTTTTGTCTAACGCCTTGAAGTTTACCAACAAAAATGGTAATGTAGATTTGTATGTGAGACTAAAAGATACGGTTGAAGATATTTTGGTAATTGAAGTTACAGATGACGGAATTGGTATTCCGTTAAAAAGTATAGATAAAATTTTCAAACGTTTTTACCAAGCTTCAAACAGTAAAGACAATAATACTGGATCAGGAATTGGTTTGTCATTGGTAAAATCTTTGGTTGCCATTCATAAAGGAACTATTTCTGTAGAAAGTACTGCAGGAAAAGGAAGTACTTTTAAAGTAGAAATTCCGATTGATCGTGAATCTTACGAACATAAAGAAGTGTTTGAATATGCTCTTAAAAATGACAATCTAAGTATGCTGATTCCAGAAAAGGTCGCCAAGAAAATTATTCAGAATACAGATTTAAAAGAGAAGATTCTGGTTATTGAAGATAACTCAGAACTCAGAAAATATTTGGTCGATTATTTATCGGATTATTACAAAGTGTATGATGCTGAAAATGGAGAAGAAGGCTTAAAAATCTGCCGACAAATAAAACCTATTTTATGCGTAACCGATGTTATGATGCCCGTTATGGACGGATTGGAATTTTGCCAGCAATTAAAAAATGATGATTTTATAAGTCATATTCCAGTTGTGATGCTTACAGCGTTGGGAGAAAATATGGATAAAGTAAAAGGTTATGATATTGGAGCTGATGGTTATTTGGTAAAACCTTTTGAGCCTTTACTTTTGAAAACGGTTATAGAAAATATGATCAAATCGAGATTAGATCTGAAACAAAAATTCTCTGGCGAAGTAGAAAGCAAAGTTAGCATGCTGACACATTCGCCAATTGACGAGGAGTTTATGGAAAAAGTAACGAATCTAATCAACGATAATTTAAGCGATGTTGATCTTTCAACCGATTTTTTATGTGACAAACTGGGCGTTAGTTCTTCCAAATTATATAGAAAAATTAAAGAATTGACCGATTTAGCACCAAATGAATTTATCAGAACCATTCGTTTAAAAAAATCAGCAGAATTGCTAAAAACCAAAAAATACAATGTTTCTGAAGTAACAGATTTAGTTGGTTTTAATGATCCATTATATTTCAGTAGATGCTTCAAGAAACAGTTTGGTTTCCCGCCAAGCAAGTTGATTAATTAGGTTTTTTTGACAGGATTCGGGCGATGGCGATTGGCGAAGCAATTCAGGAATTTTACAATCCAGCTCTCAAAGAGTCAAAAACATCAAAGTAGTGCGACTCACAGCGAAAGAATGTGCAACATCTAAATTAGCCCTGAAAGAGTGAAAGCATATTCTGAGTATTATGTGTTGAATTATTATATGGACATATTTGTGCTTTCACCCTTGTAGGGTGCTATTCATTCCCATGTTAGAGTGTAGTGCGGTGCACTAGTTTGATGCTTTTGGACTTTCAGTCCAATTCAAATTCTATCCATTTTTTCTTTGATTGATATGTAAAAATCCTACAATAATCAATTTTATCCATGTTTTTGATGTATTAATCCATTTTGAAAGAAGGATGTAATTCTATTTTTGTCTTATAACTTTTAACTATTTAGCATTATGAAAAAGCATATAGATACAGACAATCCGTTAAATAATTTAGATGAGTGGGAAGATGATTTGTTAATGCGATATCCTGATCCTTCTGAAGAAAATGAAGAAGTAAAAGAAAAGCAGAAAGAAGAATTTAGAAACTATGTCGATTCGGAAAGAGTAGAAACTGTTAAGGAGTTTTACAGAATAAACCACACGTATCAAACTTATGATTTTGTATGCGACAAAGAACAAGATTTTCTGCAATTTAATAGAAAAGAAATGTCAATCTGGGAAGCTGTTGAGTTTTTAAACACGCTTGTAGACGACAGTGACCCAGATATTGACTTAGACCAAACACAGCACCTTTTACAAACTTCAGAAGCAATTCGCGCAGACGGTCATCCAGATTGGTTTGTATTGACAGGTTTCATTCATGATTTAGGTAAAGTATTATGTTTGTTTGGAGAACCGCAATGGGCAGTTGTAGGAGATACATTTCCTGTTGGATGTGCTTATTCGGATAAAATTGTATATTCAGAATTCTTTAAAGAAAATCCAGATTTTACAGACGAAAGATTCAATACCAAGTTTGGTGTTTACACAGAAAACTGCGGATTGGACAATGTAAAAATGAGTTGGGGACACGATGAGTATTTGTATCAAATCATGAAAGATTATCTTCCAGATCCAGCTTTATACATGATTCGTTATCATTCCTTTTATTCTCAGCATAAAGAAAATGCTTATGCGCATTTAATGAATGAAAAAGATATCGAAATGTTTGACTGGGTGAGAAAATTCAATCCTTACGATTTGTATACAAAAGCGCCAGTAAAACCAGACGTGCAAGCATTGCTTCCTTATTATAAAGAATTAGTTGCGAAATATTTACCAGAAAAATTGAAGTTTTAAAAGGGTCATATAAACACATAGAAACATAGTCCCGATAGCTATCGGGATTCTTTTAAGTGTAAAAACATTTATTAGAAGAAACTAGTTTCCCACACATAGTTATATGTTTTAATAATAAAGTGAAACGCCTTTCAAGACAAAGAAAAACTATGTTTCTATGTGTTAAAAAATAAATGCCAGCTATCTAAAACCAAAAATAATGCAGAAAATCACAACCAAAATATTTTTTATTAGCCTGTTATTGCTTTTCACAATAGGAATTTCGGCTCAAGAAAAAGACCGTAATGATTGGGAAAATCCAGAGGTATTTCAAATTAACAGAGAGCCAGCTCGTGCGGCTTTTCTTCCGTATGCAGATGAAACTTCTGTTATAATGGATAAATATGAAAACTCACCTTGGTATTTTTCTTTAAACGGAAAATGGAAATTTTCTTGGTCGCCAACACCAGATGAACGTCCAAAGGATTTTTATAAAACGGATTTCAGTACTTTACATTGGAAAGAACTTCAAGTGCCTTCTAATTGGGAACTGAATGGTTACGGTGTGCCAATTTATACTAACATTACGTATCCTTTTGAAAAAAATCCGCCTTTCATTAATCATTGGGATAATCCAGTTGGGTCTTATAAAAGAGATTTTGTCTTTGCCAGAAAACTGGAACGGCCGACATGTTTTTCTTCATTTTGAAGCAGGAACTGCGAGCTATGTATATTTGGGTGAACGGAGAAAAAGTAGGCTACACAGAAAACACCAAAAGTCCGGCAGAATTTGATATTTCGAAGTATTTAAAATCTGGAAAAAATGATTTAGCGATAGAAGTGTACAGATGGAGCGATGGTTCGTATCTAGAAGATCAAGACATGTGGCGACTTTCTGGTATTGATAGAAATGTGTATTTGTATAGTACAGATAATGTTCGTATTGCAGACTTTTTTGCCAAACCAGATTTAGATGCTAAATACAAAAACGGAAGTTTAAGTGTCGATGTGAGTTTAAAAAATCTGAGTTCAACTTCTGCTAACAACCAAAAAGTAGTCGCAAAACTGGTTGATGCTTCTGGGAAAAATGTATTTGTAAAAGAATTGAATGTCAATTTAGAAGCGTCAAAAGTTCAGACTTTAAATTTTTCTCAAAATGTATCAAGTCCAAAATTATGGAGCAGTGAGACGCCTAATTTGTATACGTTGATTCTGACTTTAAAAGATGCAAAAGGAAATATTGTAGAAACAGTTGGAACACAAATCGGATTTAGAAAAGTAGAACTAAAAGGTGGCCAATTATTAGTTAATGGAGTTCGATTAATGGTTCATGGAGTTAATATCCATGAACATAATCCAGAAACAGGACATTATCAGGACGAAGCGACGATGATGAAAGACATTAAAATGATGAAACAGCTGAATATTAATTCAGTTCGCTGCAGTCATTATCCGAACAATATTTTATGGGTAAAACTATGTAATAAATACGGTTTGTTTTTGGTGGATGAAGCTAATATCGAAAGTCATGGAATGGGAGTAGAGGGACAACCTCTAATTTGGATGAATCCAAAAACGAATCCTGGTTATCTTCCAGAATGGAGAGAAGCACATCTAGACAGAATTTACAGCCTTGTTGAAAGAGATAAAAATATGCCGTCTGTAATTATCTGGTCATTAGGAAATGAAAGCGCCAATGGACCTGTTTTTCACGAAGCATACAAATGGATCAAAAAAAGAGATAATTCTCGTTTGGTTCAGTTTGAACAAGCAAAAGAAAACGAAAATACTGATATCGTTTGTCCAATGTACCCAACAATTGAATACATGAAAGAATATGCGGCACGTAAAGAAGTTACACGCCCTTATATCATGTGTGAGTATTCGCATGCAATGGGAAACAGCAGCGGAAATTTTCAAGAATATTGGGATATCATTCGCGGAAGCAAAAACATGCAAGGCGGATTTATTTGGGATTGGGTAGATCAGGGATTTTATGGAATTGATGAAGCAGGCCGTAAATACTGGACTTACGGTGGCGATATGGGAAGCCAGAATTACTTAAATGATGAAAACTTCTGTCACAACGGGTTGGTTTATGCTGATAGAACACCGCATCCTGGAGCTTTTGAAGTAAAAAAAGTATATCAGAATATCTTGTTTAAAGCTGTAGATATAAAGAACGGAATTATTGAAATCAATAATGATTTTGGGTTTACCAATCTGAACAAATACAATTTTAGATATGAAGTTTTAGAAAACGGAAAAGTAATTAAAGAAGGAATTTTGAATGTTGCTTTAGATCCGAAATCTAAAAAGCAATTTAAAATTGATTTACCAAAATTAGAGTCAAAAGAAGGAACAGAATATTTATTGAATGTTTTTGCTAGTACAAAAACAGGCTCAGAAATATTACCTCAAAACTTTGAAATCGCAAAAGAACAATTTGTAATTGAAGACGGGAAATATTTCGCAAAATCTGAAAATGGAAGTCTTGCAAAAGTACAAGATGAAAAAGATCAGTTTGTTTTGACTTCTGATAATGTAACCGTTAAAATCAGCAAATCGACTGGATTGATTTCGTATTACAGTTTAAAAGGCGAAGAATATTTCAAACAATATCCTGAGCCTAATTTTTGGAGAGCTCCAACAGATAATGATATTGGAAACAAAATGCAGATTAGAACAAATGTGTGGAGAACTGCTGGAAAAAACACTTCGTTAGAAAGTATTCAGCAAAGTGAGGAAAATGGCAAAAAATATATCATTGCAAAATTAAAATTGAACGATGTTGCTTCCGATTATACGATCAAATATGCATTAGGAAATGATGGTGCTTTAGAAATTCAGGCTTCTTATAAAAAAGGAAATAATCCGGTTCCAGAATTACCGCGTTTCGGAATGATTTTCACTTTAAAAAATACATTAGAAAATCTGGATTATTACGGAAGAGGACCTTTAGAAAATTATCCTGACAGAAAAACAGCATCCTTGAAAGGAATTTATACTAGTAAAGTTGCAGACCAATATGTGCCTTATACACGCCCACAAGAAAATGGATACAAGACCGATATACGCTGGTTTAAATTATCAAGCAATTTAGGAAATGGCTTGGAAATAAAAGGTCTGCAACCTTTAGGAATAAGTACTTTAAATAATTATCCGAATGATTTTGACGGAGGAATTTCTAAAAAGAATATTCATTCTAGCGATATTACTCCGAGAAATGAAGTTGTAGTTTGTGTCGATTTAACCCAACGTGGATTAGGAGGTGACAACAGTTGGGGCGCACCGCCACACGAACAATATACCTTAACCCAAAGCGAATACAGCTACGGATTTGTCATTAAACCACTTTAAATAATTTTAGTTTTCAGTTTCAGTTTTCGGTCACAGTTAGGACTGAAAACTGAGACTGCGACTGAAGACTAATCAAATAAAAAAATGAGTAACACTACAAGTGGAAGATTAATTTCTTTAGATGCACTGCGCGGGTTTGTGATGTTTTGGATCATGAGTGGCGAACATATTATTCATGCTCTGGCCAAAGTGGCTCCAATTCCTATTTTTGTCTGGATGTCATCGCAACTGCATCATGCAGAATGGAATGGTATTACCTTCTATGATATGATTTTTCCTGTGTTTCTATTTGTGGCCGGCGTTTCGATGCCTTATTCTTTCGAAAAGAAAATGCAACTGGCTGGTGTTAAATCTCCAAATGATTTGCCTCCAACCGAAAAGCGAAAAATATATTTATCGATGTTGAAAAGAACCTTCATTTTATTGGTTCTAGGATTTGTAGTAAACGGATTATTACGATTTGATGGTTTTGACCAAACGCGTTTTGCAAGTGTTTTAGGAAGAATTGGACTCGCTTGGTTTTTTGCCGGAATCATCTTTTTGAATTTTGATTTTAAAAAACAATTAATCTGGTTCTTCGGAATCTTAATTGGCTATTATGCTTGCAATGAAATGGATTCGGTCCCAGATTTTGGAGCTGGAGTTTTAACCAAAGAAGGTTCACTAGAAGGCTACATTGATCGTCTTTTTTTACCAGGAAGATTGCACAGTACGGTTTACGATCCAGAAGGAATATTTTCAACTCTTCCCGCTATCGCAACTGCTTTATTAGGCGTTTTTATAGGAACATTTTTAAAAGCAAAATGCCCATTCTCTATAAATGTGAAATTGCTTTTAATGACCTTAACGGCAGTAGTTTTAATTATTATAGGTTTGATTTGGGATATCAGTTTTCCAATCAACAAACATTTATGGACCAGTTCTTTTGTCTGTTTTGTTGGCGGATTTAGTATTTTGTTTTTTGTCTTTTTTTATGTGATAATCGATTTGTTTGGTTTTCATAAATGGGCATTTCCATTAATCTTAATTGGTTCCAATTCTATTTTAATTTATATCGCAGCAGAAGGTTTAGTCGATTTTAAACATACAGCAGATTATCTTTTTGGCGGACTTATACAATATATCTCGCTTAATTGGCGACCTTTTTTTGTCGCATTATCCGTCACCATTGTACAGCTTATTTTACTGTACTTTTTATATAAAAAGAAATGGTTTCTCAAGATTTGATAGCAATCAAATTTTAAAATACATTTTACTATCTAACCACACAATAACCACACAATTATGAATGTATTACAAACCGCAGATTACATTGTTTTCTTTATCTACTTTGTCATAGTTACTGCCTATGGAATGTATATTTACAGAAGCAAAAAAACTGTCGCAACGAGTTCTAACGAATATTTTTTAGCCGAAGGATCACTTACTTGGTGGGCAATTGGGGCCTCTTTAATCGCTTCTAATATTTCAGCAGAACATTTTATTGGTATGAGCGGTTCAGGTTTCGCCATCGGACTTGCTATTGCTTCTTATGAATGGATGTCGGCCGCTACATTAATTATTGTAGCAATGTTTATTTTACCCATTTATTTGAAGAATAAAATATTTACGATGCCTCAGTTTTTAGCCAAAAGATATAGCGGAACAGTGAGTACAATTATGGCTATTATTTGGTTGTTAATCTATGTCTTTGTTAACCTTACTTCAATAATTTATTTAGGTGCTTTAGCTATTTCTTCTATTGCTCCAATTAGCTTTCAGTTTTGTGTCATCGGTTTGAGTTTATTCTCGGTAATCGTAACATTGGGCGGTATGAAAGTAATTGGATACACAGATATGTTTCAGGTTATCGTTTTAATTCTCGGCGGATTAGTAACAACTTATTTAGCCTTAACATTGCTTTCAGATCAGTTTGGTTTTGGAAAAGATATTCTAAAAGCACTTTCGATTATTGCTGATGAAGCTCCAGGACATCTGCACATGATTCTAGAAGAATCAAATCCGCATTATAATGAATTGCCAGGAATGTCGGTTTTAGTTGGCGGAATGTTAATCAATAATCTGGCATATTGGGGATGTAACCAATATATTGTTCAAAGAGCTTTAGGAGCCGATTTAAAAACTGCGCGTAAAGGAATCTTATTTGCCGCTTTTCTAAAACTTTTAGTTCCAATTATTGCTGTTTTGCCAGGAATCGCCATGTTTGTAATGCACGAAAACGGAATGTTTCAACAAGAAATGGTAGATGCAGCTGGAGTTTTAAAACCAGATCACGCGTATCCAACATTAATGAATTTACTTCCGGCAGGATTAAAAGGAGTAGCTTTAGCCGCTTTAACTGCTGCGATTGTAGCTTCTTTGGCAGGAAAAGCCAATAGTATTTCGACTATTTTTTCTTTAGATATTTATAAAAAATATTTCAACTCGCAGGCATCAGAAAAGAAATTGGTTCGTACAGGAAGATGGTGCGTTGTTGTATGTATGATTATAGCGACTTTTGTTGCTCCTGCATTAAAATCATTAGATCAAGCGTATCAATTTATTCAAGAATATGTTGGATTCTTTTCGCCAGGAGTATTAGCGATTTTCTTGTTGGGAATGTTCTGGAAAAAAACAACTCCAGCAGCAGGACTTGCAGGAGCATTATTAACCGTACCTCTTGCTCGCAGTTTTGAAATTTTTACCCATGTGGACAGATGGCGTTTTTCCAGATTATCCTTTCTTAGACAGAATGACTATTGTTTTCTTCATAATTGTTTTAATAATGGTGGGAATAAGTGTGGTAAATCCAGTTTCTGAAGAAGAGTCTGAAATTCATCAAATAGAAGTAGATAAATCAATGTTTAAAGTATCATCAGAGTTTATCGTTGGTTCGTTTATTATCAGTGGCGTTTTAGTGGCTTTGTACACGGTTTTCTGGTAAGATTTTGGAATTGCTAAAAAGTCACAGGTTTTTTGTTTCACGCAGATGTGGCAGATTTAATTGATTTTTTTTATAAAATATCTGCAAAATCTGCTAAAATCATTTTAAATCTGCGTGAAAAAAATTAACAAAGAGATTAAAGTAAAGATCAAATAAAAATATGAAAAAGAAATCTATAATTACCTTAATTATCCTTTGCCTTTCGCTGACCGTTTCGGCGCAAAAGGTTTTTGATATTAAAAAATACGGTGCAGTTGGAGATGGCAAAACTTTAAACACAAAAGCCATTCAAAAAGCAATTGATGCAGCTGAATAAAAACAAAGGAGGAAAAGTTGTTTTTGCTAAAGGGACTTTTCTTTCGGGAAGTATTGTTTTAAAAGATAATGTAGAATTATTTTTTGAAGATGGAGCGATTTTGCTCGGAAGCACCAATCCAGACGATTATCCAAAATATGAAGGAATTAGAGCTTTTATTATTGCTAATCAATCCAAAAATATTGCGGTAAACGGAAAAGGAATTATCGATGGACAAGGAAGAGAATTGGCTTTAGCAATAGACAGTCTGCATCATACAGGAGTTCGAATTGATCCGAAATACAATTACAGAAGAATGCGCCCTGAAGATGGTAGAGGAAAACTGATTTCGTTTGTAAAATGCGATTCGATTACCATGACGCAAATTACATTAAAAAATAGCCCAGGCTGGACAATGTGTTTTAGAGAATGTAAAAACATTGTAATTGATTTTATGAAAGTGGAAAGCCGAGCGTATTGGAACAATGACGGAATTGACCTTGACGGCTGCGAGAATGCCCGAATTACCAATTGTAATGTAAACGCTGCAGATGACGGTATTTGTTTAAAATCTGAAGTTCCGGGATTGCACAATAACAATATTTACATCGGAAATTGTACGATAAGATCTAGTGCAAATGCAGTGAAATTTGGGACAGGTTCTTACGGAAGTTTCAAAAATGTGACCATTGAAAACATTAAAGTTTTTGATACTTTCAGATCAGCAGTTGCGATTGAATCTGTTGATGGTGCTGAGATTGAAAATATCAAAGTTTCTGATATTACAGCCCTAAATACTGGAAACGCAATATTGATTCGTTTAGGTCACAGAAATGGAGATAAACCAGGTTATATTAAAAATGTATCGGTTAAAAATGTAAAAGTACAAGTTCCCTTTGGCCGTCCAGACATTGATTACGATATGCGCGGGCCAGAAGTCGATTATTTCCATAATCCGTTTCCTTCTTCTATTGCAGGAATTCCAGGGCATTTGATAGAAAATGTGACTTTAGAAAATATCGAAATCATTTATCCAGGAAGAGCTTCAAAAGGAATGGCATATCACCCGTTAAGCAGGCTAAAAGATGTAAAAGAAAACATTAATGGATATCCTGAATTTACCATGTTTGGTGAATTGCCTTCTTGGGGATTTTATGTACGTCACGTAAACGGAATCGAAATGAAAAATATAAAACTGATTTTAGATAAGGAAGATTTTCGTCCAGCCTTTGTTTTCGACGATGTAAAAAATCTGACAATGAAAGCTATTGATGTTCCTTCGGATAAAATCAATCAGATTGTTTTTAAAGATGTTTTATCAAGCAATTTGGACAGCGAAGCCGCAAAAAGAAAAAATAGAACCAGAGCAAAATAAATTTGAATTACCAGCACATTGATAGTTGGCCACAAAGGCACTAAGACACAAAGTTTTTTTGCCAAAGATTATTAAGATTAAAAAGGATTTTTTTTCACGCAGATTCTGCAAATTTTGGAAGATTAAATTAGATTT
It encodes:
- a CDS encoding glycosyl hydrolase family 28-related protein, with product MKKKSIITLIILCLSLTVSAQKVFDIKKYGAVGDGKTLNTKAIQKAIDAAE
- a CDS encoding sodium:solute symporter family transporter, with protein sequence MNVLQTADYIVFFIYFVIVTAYGMYIYRSKKTVATSSNEYFLAEGSLTWWAIGASLIASNISAEHFIGMSGSGFAIGLAIASYEWMSAATLIIVAMFILPIYLKNKIFTMPQFLAKRYSGTVSTIMAIIWLLIYVFVNLTSIIYLGALAISSIAPISFQFCVIGLSLFSVIVTLGGMKVIGYTDMFQVIVLILGGLVTTYLALTLLSDQFGFGKDILKALSIIADEAPGHLHMILEESNPHYNELPGMSVLVGGMLINNLAYWGCNQYIVQRALGADLKTARKGILFAAFLKLLVPIIAVLPGIAMFVMHENGMFQQEMVDAAGVLKPDHAYPTLMNLLPAGLKGVALAALTAAIVASLAGKANSISTIFSLDIYKKYFNSQASEKKLVRTGRWCVVVCMIIATFVAPALKSLDQAYQFIQEYVGFFSPGVLAIFLLGMFWKKTTPAAGLAGALLTVPLARSFEIFTHVDRWRFSRLSFLRQNDYCFLHNCFNNGGNKCGKSSF
- a CDS encoding acyltransferase family protein; protein product: MSNTTSGRLISLDALRGFVMFWIMSGEHIIHALAKVAPIPIFVWMSSQLHHAEWNGITFYDMIFPVFLFVAGVSMPYSFEKKMQLAGVKSPNDLPPTEKRKIYLSMLKRTFILLVLGFVVNGLLRFDGFDQTRFASVLGRIGLAWFFAGIIFLNFDFKKQLIWFFGILIGYYACNEMDSVPDFGAGVLTKEGSLEGYIDRLFLPGRLHSTVYDPEGIFSTLPAIATALLGVFIGTFLKAKCPFSINVKLLLMTLTAVVLIIIGLIWDISFPINKHLWTSSFVCFVGGFSILFFVFFYVIIDLFGFHKWAFPLILIGSNSILIYIAAEGLVDFKHTADYLFGGLIQYISLNWRPFFVALSVTIVQLILLYFLYKKKWFLKI
- a CDS encoding glycoside hydrolase family 2 TIM barrel-domain containing protein, producing the protein MYIWVNGEKVGYTENTKSPAEFDISKYLKSGKNDLAIEVYRWSDGSYLEDQDMWRLSGIDRNVYLYSTDNVRIADFFAKPDLDAKYKNGSLSVDVSLKNLSSTSANNQKVVAKLVDASGKNVFVKELNVNLEASKVQTLNFSQNVSSPKLWSSETPNLYTLILTLKDAKGNIVETVGTQIGFRKVELKGGQLLVNGVRLMVHGVNIHEHNPETGHYQDEATMMKDIKMMKQLNINSVRCSHYPNNILWVKLCNKYGLFLVDEANIESHGMGVEGQPLIWMNPKTNPGYLPEWREAHLDRIYSLVERDKNMPSVIIWSLGNESANGPVFHEAYKWIKKRDNSRLVQFEQAKENENTDIVCPMYPTIEYMKEYAARKEVTRPYIMCEYSHAMGNSSGNFQEYWDIIRGSKNMQGGFIWDWVDQGFYGIDEAGRKYWTYGGDMGSQNYLNDENFCHNGLVYADRTPHPGAFEVKKVYQNILFKAVDIKNGIIEINNDFGFTNLNKYNFRYEVLENGKVIKEGILNVALDPKSKKQFKIDLPKLESKEGTEYLLNVFASTKTGSEILPQNFEIAKEQFVIEDGKYFAKSENGSLAKVQDEKDQFVLTSDNVTVKISKSTGLISYYSLKGEEYFKQYPEPNFWRAPTDNDIGNKMQIRTNVWRTAGKNTSLESIQQSEENGKKYIIAKLKLNDVASDYTIKYALGNDGALEIQASYKKGNNPVPELPRFGMIFTLKNTLENLDYYGRGPLENYPDRKTASLKGIYTSKVADQYVPYTRPQENGYKTDIRWFKLSSNLGNGLEIKGLQPLGISTLNNYPNDFDGGISKKNIHSSDITPRNEVVVCVDLTQRGLGGDNSWGAPPHEQYTLTQSEYSYGFVIKPL